A window of the Salarias fasciatus chromosome 7, fSalaFa1.1, whole genome shotgun sequence genome harbors these coding sequences:
- the LOC115391529 gene encoding cyclin-dependent kinase 10-like produces MEAAGEDEPEPIRLKSVKDNKTFTVPQNDRFGSCRSVREFEKLNRIGEGTYGIVYRARDTKSEEIVALKKVRMDKEKDGIPISSLREITLLLRLRHPNIVELKEVVVGSHLESLFLVMSYCEQDLASLLENMDTPFSEAQVKCIVLQLLRGLEYLHHNFMIHRDLKVSNLLMTDKGCVKIADFGLARMYGIPQQPMTPRVVTLWYRAPELLLGTKSQTTALDMWAVGCILAELLAHKPLLPGTSEIQQVDLIVQLLGTPNENIWPGFSQLPLIGQYNLRKQPYNNLKNKFNWLSDAGHRLLNLLLMYDPQRRATAKDSLESSYFKEKPLPCEPELMPTFPHHRNRRAAPNPADSRAAKRSRV; encoded by the exons ATGGAGGCCGCCGGGGAGGACGAACCGGAGCCCATAAGGCTGAAGTCCGTTAAAGACAATAAAACCTTCACGGTGCCTCAGAATGACCGG TTTGGGAGCTGCCGCAGCGTCCGAGAGTTCGAGAAGCTGAACCGGATCGGCGAGGGGACGTACGGCATCGTGT ACCGAGCTCGAGACACCAAGTCCGAGGAGATCGTGGCTCTGAAGAAAGTCCGCATGGACAAAGAGAAAGACG GGATCCCCATCAGCAGCCTGCGGGAGATCACCCTGCTGCTCAGACTCAGACACCCCAACATCGTGGAGCTgaaggaggtggtggtgggaaGCCACCTGGAGAG CCTGTTCCTGGTGATGAGTTACTGTGAGCAGGATCTGgccagcctgctggagaacatgGACACGCCGTTCTCCGAGGCTCAG GTGAAGtgcatcgtcctccagctgctccgagGTTTGGAGTATCTTCACCACAACTTCATGATTCACAG GGACCTGAAGGTGTCTAATCTGCTGATGACAGACAAAGGCTGCGTGAAGATCG ccgatTTCGGCCTCGCTCGGATGTACGGGATCCCTCAGCAGCCGATGACGCCCCGCGTGGTCacgctgtg gtACAGAGCTCCAGAGCTCCTCCTCGGCACCAAGAGCCAGACGACAGCTCTAGACATGTg GGCGGTGGGCTGCATCCTGGCCGAGCTGCTGGCCCACAAGCCTCTGCTGCCGGGGACGTCGGAGATCCAGCAGGTCGACCTGATCGTCCAGCTGCTGGGGACGCCCAACGAGAACATCTGGCCG gGTTTCTCTCAGCTGCCTCTCATCGGTCAGTACAATCTGAGGAAGCAGCCGTACAACAACCTGAAGAACAAATTCAACTGGCTGTCTGATGCTGGACACAGACTGCTCAACCTGCTGCTCATGTACGACCCTCAGCGCAG AGCGACGGCCAAAGACAGCCTGGAGAGTTCGTACTTTAAGGAGAAACCTCTGC CCTGTGAGCCTGAGCTCATGCCCACGTTTCCTCACCACCGCAACAGACGAGCCGCTCCCAATCCGGCCGACAGCCGGGCGGCCAAGAGGAGCCGAGTGTGA
- the LOC115391528 gene encoding vacuolar protein sorting-associated protein 4A, with amino-acid sequence MTTSTLQKAIDLVTKATEEDKAKNYEEALRLYQHAVEYFLHAIKYEAHSDKAKESIRAKCMQYLDRAEKLKDYLKNKDKQGKKPVKEAQSNDKSDSDSEGENPEKKKLQEQLMGAIVMEKPNVRWNDVAGLEGAKEALKEAVILPIKFPHLFTGKRTPWRGILLFGPPGTGKSYLAKAVATEANNSTFFSVSSSDLMSKWLGESEKLVKNLFDLARQHKPSIIFIDEVDSLCGSRNENESEAARRIKTEFLVQMQGVGNNNDGILVLGATNIPWVLDAAIRRRFEKRIYIPLPEEPARAQMFRLHLGNTPHSLSEADLRQLAHKTDGYSGADISIIVRDALMQPVRKVQSATHFKKVHGPSRSNNQVMVDDLLTPCSPGDPAAIEMTWMDVPSDKLLEPIVCMSDMLRSLSTTRPTVNTEDLLKVKKFTEDFGMEG; translated from the exons ATGACAACGTCAACATTACAG AAAGCGATCGATCTCGTCACCAAAGCCACCGAGGAGGACAAGGCCAAGAACTATGAGGAGGCTCTGCGCCTGTACCAGCACGCCGTGGAGTACTTCCTGCACGCCATCAAAT ATGAGGCGCACAGCGACAAGGCGAAGGAGAGCATCCGAGCCAAGTGCATGCAGTACCTGGACCGGGCGGAGAAGCTCAAGGACTACCTGAAGAACAAGGACAAGCAGGGCAAGAAGCCCGTGAAGGAGGCGCAGAGCAATGACAA gaGCGACAGCGACAGTGAAGGAGAAAACccggagaagaagaagcttcaggagcagctgatgg GTGCGATCGTGATGGAGAAGCCCAACGTGAGGTGGAACGACGTGGCCGGCCTGGAGGGAGCCAAAGAGGCCCTGAAGGAAGCCGTCATCCTGCCCATTAAGTTCCCCCACCTGTTCACAG GTAAACGGACCCCCTGGAGAGGCATCCTGCTCTTCGGACCCCCGGGGACGGGGAAGTCCTACCTGGCCAAAGCCGTGGCCACCGAGGCCAACAACTCCACCTTCTTCTCCGTCTCGTCCTCCGACCTCATGTCCAAGTGGCTGGGAGAGAGCGAGAA gctGGTGAAGAACCTCTTCGACCTGGCTCGCCAACACAAGCCTTCCATCATCTTCATCGACGAGGTGGACTCGCTGTGCGGCTCCAGGAACGAGAACGAGAGCGAAGCCGCCCGACGCATCAAGACCGAGTTCCTGGTCCAGATGCAGG gtgtgggGAACAACAACGACGGGATTCTGGTGCTCGGAGCCACAAACATCCCCTGGGTGCTGGACGCCGCCATCcgcaggag GTTTGAGAAGCGGATCTACATCCCCCTGCCGGAGGAGCCGGCCCGCGCCCAGATGTTCCGCCTCCACCTGGGAAACACGCCGCACAGCCTGAGCGAGGCCGACCTGCGGCAGCTGGCGCACAAGACCGACGGATACTCCGGAGCCGACATCAGCATCATCGTCCGGGACGCCCTCATGCAGCCGGTCCGCAAGGTGCAGTCAGCCACACACTTCAAGAAG gttcaCGGTCCGTCCCGGAGCAACAACCAGGTGATGGTGGACGACCTGCTGACCCCCTGCTCCCCCGGTGACCCCGCAGCCATAGAGATGACCTGGATGGACGTGCCTAGTGACAAACTGCTGGAGCCCATCGTCTGCATG TCGGACATGCTGCGCTCCCTGTCCACCACTCGTCCCACCGTCAACACCGAGGACCTGCTGAAGGTCAAGAAGTTCACAGAGGACTTTGGGATGGAGGGCTGA